A single region of the Lotus japonicus ecotype B-129 chromosome 4, LjGifu_v1.2 genome encodes:
- the LOC130715455 gene encoding protein NRT1/ PTR FAMILY 8.3-like: MSTTLENGDDSPHPGDGSVNINGELAVKRKTGTWRACFFVVGTFFCERLAYFGIASNLLIHLTAKLNISLVSAAKNVNTFQGTCYLTPLIGSFLADAYWGRYWTIAVFYSVYLIGICILILSASIPALKPVECVNSVCPPPTVNQSVVFFLGLYLIALGTGGVKPCIWPIGADQFDDTDRKEKASKGSFFNWNYFTSNIGALIAVTALVWIEENVGWGLGYGIAASFIGIAIVVFFLGTPFYRLQRPGGSPLTRICQVVSATLRKWKVEVPQDSCMLFEIKARNSSTDGSSRLEHSDGLRFLDKAAVLSDTEKEGAEVSNPWKLCTVTQVEELKILIRLFPIWATGIIFCAVYAQMSSMFVAQGKKMDTHLGSFKVPAASLSTFAIIGVIIWVPIYDRGIVPIARKFTGNVKGFSELQRMGIGLFISIMCMSAAAIVETKRLQKAKEYGLVHKKVPVPLSISWQIPQYFLLGAAEVFTFVGQHEFFYEEAPPSMRSVCSALALLTNSLGNYLSTLILTIVGHITRKYGNHGWITNNLNEGHLDYFFWMLAGLSFLNMLVYIVCAIRYKKQKVYHMSDSP; the protein is encoded by the exons ATGTCAACGACACTCGAAAAT gGTGATGATAGTCCTCACCCGGGAGATGGATCAGTAAACATCAACGGAGAGCTTGCTGTCAAGAGGAAAACTGGGACATGGAGAGCATGCTTCTTTGTTGTAG GCACTTTCTTCTGTGAACGTTTGGCATATTTCGGGATTGCCTCTAATCTTCTTATTCATCTCACCGCAAAACTGAATATAAGCCTTGTCTCTGCTGCAAAAAACGTTAACACATTTCAGGGAACATGCTATCTTACACCTCTCATCGGATCCTTCTTAGCTGATGCTTACTGGGGAAGATATTGGACCATTGCCGTGTTCTACTCAGTCTATCTCATT GGAATCTGCATATTGATTCTTTCAGCATCTATTCCTGCACTGAAGCCAGTGGAGTGTGTGAATTCTGTGTGCCCACCACCAACTGTAAATCAAAGTGTTGTGTTCTTCTTAGGACTGTATTTGATAGCACTGGGGACAGGTGGGGTCAAGCCATGTATTTGGCCAATTGGGGCAGATCAGTTTGATGATACAGATCGTAAGGAAAAAGCAAGTAAAGGATCCTTCTTTAACTGGAATTATTTCACTAGTAACATTGGTGCACTTATAGCAGTCACTGCATTGGTATGGATTGAAGAAAATGTTGGATGGGGCCTCGGATATGGCATTGCTGCATCATTTATTGGTATTGCAATCGTTGTTTTCTTTCTCGGTACacctttttataggcttcaaaGGCCAGGGGGAAGTCCTCTTACAAGAATATGTCAGGTGGTTTCTGCTACTTTGCGTAAGTGGAAAGTGGAGGTTCCTCAGGATAGTTGTATGCTCTTTGAAATAAAAGCGAGGAATTCCTCGACTGATGGAAGTTCTAGACTAGAGCATAGCGATGGATTGAG GTTCCTAGATAAAGCAGCAGTGCTATCAGATACAGAGAAAGAGGGTGCCGAAGTATCTAATCCATGGAAGCTTTGCACTGTAACTCAGGTGGAAGAGTTGAAGATTTTGATCCGCTTGTTTCCAATCTGGGCGACCGGAATAATCTTCTGTGCTGTGTATGCTCAAATGTCTTCAATGTTTGTCGCGCAAGGGAAGAAGATGGACACCCATCTTGGTTCTTTCAAAGTTCCGGCAGCCTCTCTTTCAACTTTCGCCATCATCGGTGTCATTATTTGGGTTCCCATTTATGATAGAgggattgttccaattgcaagAAAATTCACCGGCAATGTAAAGGGCTTCTCAGAATTGCAAAGGATGGGAATTGGCTTATTTATCTCCATTATGTGCATGTCAGCTGCTGCTATAGTAGAGACCAAGAGATTACAAAAGGCAAAGGAGTATGGACTGGTTCATAAAAAAGTCCCTGTACCACTAAGTATATCATGGCAAATACCTCAATATTTCTTGCTTGGTGCTGCAGAGGTGTTCACCTTTGTTGGACAACATGAATTTTTCTATGAGGAAGCGCCGCCTTCGATGCGTAGTGTCTGCAGCGCATTGGCACTTCTAACAAATTCATTGGGGAACTACCTGAGCACTTTGATTCTTACTATTGTTGGTCACATCACAAGAAAATATGGAAATCATGGATGGATAACAAATAATTTGAATGAGGGCCATCTAGATTACTTTTTCTGGATGCTGGCTGGTCTCAGTTTCTTAAACATGTTGGTTTATATTGTCTGTGCTATACGGTACAAGAAACAAAAGGTTTATCACATGAGTGACTCACCATAA